A single region of the Halorussus gelatinilyticus genome encodes:
- a CDS encoding DUF7286 family protein, producing MRLAQDRRGRVPFALVGVVLLVGSAGLSASLAGGPTPRTDDSVGVAVERATAATNSALRGAVADAGREAARSPVTVPANSTAGRALNDSTPFRDALRIRIYLAAREALSEVRVRSGGDESEAVRAAVSLPAIRNASDLRAAKRRVEIAPAGGGERAENAGLRVRIRNVTVTATRGGRVVERQRLAPEVVVTTPALALHERTERFESRLNRGPLAPGLGRRLTARLYAVAWARGYAQYGGAPVENVLANRHVELAANGALLREQRAAFGRSDPRARRAVAWATARVGATDLLTAANARRGSARTDQLLAAAKDYQKRNPMPGGATSRNLSEQSRAGRKTFRAGVNRTADRAFADLVTGANGTDLAGVLRSAYAAEARLVAAVREVESETRPDPESPGANWTLRSTAVRTKTAVKSADDGAGGLSLGTPAGWHLLDGESRRVVQTHALVAEWVRKRASGGNETTGGDDGNRGNDTRRTVRRWTEAFAVRVGVAGDHRARAGIAPSRPISGVHERGGALDGPNFRNLNRRATEQLVESRGGFDAIARRAVAGTLDARPERVAGRRPTSLRRWVYRDLATLRERVRNLSVTVARNRAVGGSPPTAELARAVRRRRADLLDAPARYDGVADRARVAARAAYLDRILARLDARAEREARTRRGLDGALADAGVSLDRARKILRARTTPEAPPPRPLPADGPGRALNLSVAGAPPYLTLAGLDREQVAAIPKGEKRHPLSARNTNVFAVPYGDAAESVAAAVVGDGGSGETDLRTAALALRAANRTLSEAGNETLAEAGNGSIDGDSNRRLAGRRDALRRSLAASMRDVRRELVAGMALSRFDVTERERRAAIRAGLARWNTTAGRALAVANGSAGRAIAAALVRGRPALRRPDRRDWVRLRAELAVESVRETVSGPPRETVNQTASVTRRVARTALKQAVVTGLGNATELASKRWFGEVLGAVPAGLPVAPVPGYWYATLNVWSVEVRGEYARFAVSAPQGPPGETVVYVREEKSVRVDWDGDGDRELLGRTTPVGFETETVVVVVVPPGPPGVGDRGGNRDETSTGWS from the coding sequence GTGAGACTGGCTCAGGACCGGCGCGGCCGGGTCCCGTTCGCGCTCGTCGGCGTCGTCCTGCTGGTCGGGAGTGCAGGCCTCAGCGCCTCGCTCGCCGGCGGGCCGACGCCACGGACCGACGACTCGGTGGGCGTCGCCGTCGAGCGCGCGACCGCCGCGACGAACAGCGCGCTCCGCGGTGCGGTGGCCGACGCCGGACGGGAGGCCGCGAGGAGTCCCGTCACCGTCCCCGCGAACTCCACCGCGGGGCGCGCGCTGAACGACTCGACGCCGTTCCGCGACGCGCTCCGCATCCGAATCTATCTGGCGGCGCGCGAGGCGCTGAGCGAAGTCCGCGTTCGGTCCGGCGGTGACGAATCGGAGGCGGTCCGCGCCGCGGTCTCGCTCCCGGCGATTCGGAACGCCTCGGACCTCCGGGCGGCCAAGCGCCGCGTCGAAATCGCGCCCGCTGGCGGCGGCGAACGGGCCGAGAACGCCGGACTGCGCGTCCGCATCCGGAACGTCACGGTCACTGCGACGCGGGGTGGTCGGGTCGTCGAGCGACAGCGACTCGCGCCCGAGGTGGTCGTGACGACGCCCGCGCTGGCGCTCCACGAGCGCACGGAGCGCTTCGAGTCCAGACTGAATCGCGGCCCGCTCGCGCCCGGTCTCGGCCGCCGACTGACCGCGCGACTCTACGCCGTGGCGTGGGCGCGGGGCTACGCCCAGTACGGCGGCGCGCCCGTCGAGAACGTGCTGGCGAACCGCCACGTCGAACTCGCCGCGAACGGAGCGCTCCTGCGCGAACAGCGGGCGGCGTTCGGCCGGAGCGACCCGCGAGCCCGGCGCGCAGTCGCGTGGGCGACGGCGCGCGTCGGCGCGACCGACCTGCTCACGGCGGCGAACGCCCGGCGCGGGTCGGCCCGGACCGACCAACTGCTCGCCGCCGCGAAGGACTACCAGAAGCGCAATCCGATGCCGGGCGGCGCGACGAGTCGGAATCTGAGCGAGCAGTCGCGCGCCGGGCGGAAGACGTTCCGTGCGGGCGTGAACCGGACCGCGGACCGCGCCTTCGCGGACCTCGTGACCGGCGCGAACGGGACCGACCTCGCCGGCGTCCTGCGCTCGGCGTACGCCGCGGAGGCGCGCCTCGTCGCGGCGGTTCGAGAGGTCGAGAGCGAGACCCGGCCAGACCCCGAGTCGCCGGGCGCGAACTGGACGCTCCGGTCTACCGCAGTCCGGACGAAAACGGCGGTGAAATCGGCGGACGACGGCGCGGGAGGACTCTCGCTCGGCACGCCGGCGGGGTGGCACCTGCTCGACGGCGAGTCGCGCCGGGTCGTGCAAACGCACGCGCTGGTCGCCGAGTGGGTGCGGAAGCGAGCGTCCGGCGGAAACGAGACGACGGGTGGAGACGACGGGAATCGTGGGAACGACACTCGCCGGACGGTCCGGCGGTGGACCGAGGCGTTCGCCGTGCGCGTCGGCGTCGCGGGAGACCATCGCGCGCGAGCCGGAATCGCGCCGTCGCGCCCCATCTCGGGCGTCCACGAGCGCGGCGGCGCGCTCGACGGGCCGAACTTCCGGAATCTGAACCGGCGAGCGACCGAACAGCTGGTCGAATCGCGGGGCGGGTTCGACGCCATCGCTCGCCGGGCCGTCGCCGGAACGTTGGACGCGCGGCCGGAGCGCGTCGCGGGTCGGCGTCCGACCTCTCTCCGGCGGTGGGTCTACCGGGACCTCGCTACGCTGCGAGAGCGCGTCCGGAACCTCTCGGTGACCGTCGCTCGGAACCGGGCGGTCGGCGGTTCCCCGCCGACCGCCGAACTCGCTCGGGCGGTCCGGCGTCGGCGGGCCGACCTGCTCGACGCGCCCGCTCGCTACGACGGCGTGGCCGACCGCGCGCGGGTCGCGGCGCGGGCCGCGTACCTCGACAGGATACTCGCCCGGCTGGACGCGCGAGCGGAACGGGAAGCCCGGACCCGGCGGGGCCTCGACGGAGCGCTCGCCGACGCCGGCGTGTCGCTGGACCGCGCACGGAAGATTCTGCGCGCCCGAACGACGCCCGAGGCTCCGCCGCCGCGACCGCTTCCGGCGGACGGGCCGGGTCGCGCGCTGAACCTGAGCGTGGCCGGCGCGCCGCCCTACCTCACGCTGGCCGGCCTCGACCGCGAGCAGGTCGCCGCGATTCCGAAGGGGGAGAAGCGCCATCCGCTCTCGGCGCGGAACACGAACGTCTTCGCGGTGCCGTACGGCGACGCCGCGGAGTCGGTCGCCGCGGCGGTGGTCGGCGACGGCGGGTCGGGCGAGACCGACCTCCGGACCGCCGCGCTCGCGCTCCGGGCCGCGAATCGAACCCTGTCGGAAGCGGGCAACGAAACGCTCGCGGAGGCAGGGAACGGGTCGATAGACGGGGACTCGAATCGGCGTCTGGCCGGGCGACGCGACGCGCTCCGGCGGTCGCTCGCGGCGTCGATGCGAGACGTGCGACGCGAGTTGGTCGCCGGGATGGCGCTCTCGCGCTTCGACGTGACCGAGCGCGAGCGCCGGGCCGCGATCCGGGCGGGACTGGCGCGGTGGAACACGACCGCCGGACGCGCGCTCGCTGTGGCGAACGGTTCGGCCGGGCGGGCCATCGCGGCGGCGCTGGTCCGCGGACGGCCCGCGCTCCGGCGACCGGACCGGCGCGACTGGGTGCGCCTGCGGGCGGAGTTGGCGGTCGAGTCGGTCCGCGAGACGGTCTCGGGGCCGCCGCGAGAGACGGTGAACCAGACGGCGAGCGTGACCCGACGGGTCGCGCGGACCGCGCTCAAGCAGGCGGTGGTAACCGGTCTCGGGAACGCGACCGAACTCGCCAGCAAGCGGTGGTTCGGCGAGGTGCTGGGCGCGGTCCCGGCCGGGTTGCCCGTCGCGCCGGTGCCGGGCTACTGGTACGCGACGCTCAACGTCTGGTCGGTCGAAGTCCGGGGCGAGTACGCCCGCTTTGCGGTCAGCGCGCCCCAAGGACCGCCCGGCGAGACGGTGGTCTACGTCCGCGAGGAGAAGTCGGTGCGGGTGGACTGGGACGGCGACGGCGACCGGGAACTGCTCGGGCGCACGACGCCGGTCGGCTTCGAAACTGAGACGGTCGTCGTGGTAGTCGTGCCGCCCGGTCCGCCGGGCGTCGGGGACCGTGGCGGAAACCGCGACGAGACCTCGACGGGGTGGTCGTGA
- a CDS encoding DUF7284 family protein, translating into MRAISTVLDVSLCLLLVSASALTLAETPTRDDGTRRETVPDSADETADLLATSTASVTYRSSASASAEQFAASAETPQNRTVHDTLAGLLASAVTAKANRRATSFVRAVTARVDRALRRVGLGARVVARRSRAESVSGESTSAESTSGESTAAESAGSDDAARDDSARVVVGPAPPPAADVSAAAFAVRGVAVSVRTWSR; encoded by the coding sequence GTGAGAGCTATCAGTACGGTTCTGGACGTGTCGCTCTGTCTGCTATTGGTCTCGGCGAGCGCGCTGACGCTCGCCGAGACGCCGACGCGGGACGACGGAACCCGACGCGAGACCGTGCCCGACTCCGCCGACGAGACCGCGGACCTGCTGGCGACGAGTACCGCGAGCGTAACCTATCGCTCGTCGGCGTCAGCGTCGGCCGAGCAGTTCGCCGCGAGCGCCGAGACGCCGCAAAACCGGACGGTCCACGACACGCTCGCCGGACTGCTCGCCAGCGCGGTCACGGCGAAGGCGAACCGGCGAGCGACCTCCTTCGTCCGGGCCGTCACGGCGAGGGTCGACCGCGCGCTCCGCCGCGTCGGACTCGGGGCGCGAGTGGTCGCACGCCGGTCTCGAGCGGAATCCGTCTCGGGGGAATCGACCTCGGCGGAATCGACCTCGGGAGAATCCACCGCGGCGGAGTCGGCGGGGTCCGACGACGCCGCGCGCGACGATTCCGCCCGCGTCGTCGTCGGTCCCGCACCGCCGCCGGCCGCCGACGTGTCGGCGGCCGCGTTCGCGGTCCGAGGCGTCGCCGTCTCGGTCAGGACGTGGTCGCGGTGA
- a CDS encoding DUF7285 family protein yields MSRSSGSGVSDYEPRESDRAQVEPTAALVAVFAVGVALTAYTGLLGEAVPTSDRNLADPTVERTARAISETGVADPESLAAGLRSGPEGYRLNLTLRTAGRSWRAGPTPPPRADTATVAVSVRIAPGRVRPGHLRAEVWS; encoded by the coding sequence ATGTCACGCTCGTCGGGTAGCGGGGTGAGTGACTACGAACCCCGAGAGTCCGACCGCGCGCAGGTCGAACCCACCGCGGCGCTCGTGGCCGTCTTCGCGGTCGGCGTCGCGCTGACCGCCTACACCGGTCTCCTCGGGGAAGCGGTTCCGACGTCGGACCGGAACCTCGCCGACCCGACCGTCGAGCGAACGGCGCGAGCGATTTCGGAGACGGGGGTCGCCGACCCCGAATCGCTCGCCGCGGGACTGCGTTCGGGTCCCGAGGGCTACCGACTCAATCTCACGCTCCGGACGGCCGGACGGTCGTGGCGCGCCGGGCCGACTCCGCCGCCGAGAGCAGACACCGCCACCGTCGCAGTGAGCGTCCGAATCGCGCCCGGCCGCGTCCGGCCCGGCCACCTCCGCGCGGAGGTGTGGTCGTGA
- a CDS encoding DUF7283 family protein translates to MFDAPVETWYLWVGLALASTTAVGLAATLPRAPPPDAASAAATVDSVAASAHETTGVHPLTAERVRIGPYRLWLGDDGATGHATFAYGPVTPVRRDTALWDVLRGTPAENAFATPADFRRAAAEARDRTPAWRSRERLTVRRVTWEGVDVTLVG, encoded by the coding sequence ATGTTCGACGCACCAGTCGAGACGTGGTATCTCTGGGTCGGCCTCGCGCTGGCCAGCACCACCGCGGTCGGTCTCGCGGCGACGCTCCCGCGGGCACCGCCGCCCGACGCCGCGAGCGCGGCCGCGACGGTAGATTCCGTCGCGGCGAGCGCCCACGAGACGACCGGAGTCCACCCGCTCACGGCCGAGCGCGTCCGAATCGGCCCGTACCGGCTCTGGCTCGGCGACGACGGCGCGACGGGCCACGCGACGTTCGCCTACGGTCCCGTGACCCCGGTCCGGCGCGACACCGCGCTCTGGGACGTGCTTCGAGGCACGCCGGCGGAGAACGCGTTCGCCACTCCCGCCGACTTCCGGCGCGCCGCGGCCGAAGCCCGCGACCGGACCCCGGCGTGGCGCTCGCGCGAGCGACTGACCGTCAGGCGAGTTACGTGGGAGGGCGTCGATGTCACGCTCGTCGGGTAG
- the solA gene encoding N-methyl-L-tryptophan oxidase, whose amino-acid sequence MSTTDSDRYDAIVVGVGGMGSAAAYHLADRGRDVLGLERYDVPHTQGSSHGYTRIIRLAYYEHPSYVPLLRSAYDEWAALGDERGEEIVRETGSVAVGPPDSDVFEGARRSCREHDLDHDVLSGAELNDRFPGYDVPDEFRAVFQPQGGFVVPEDCIVAHVEGAQARGAEIRARTQVTDWRALDDGGVEVKAESALDGADDATTYEADSLVFAAGAWTGKLLPELAPVLEPERQVLGWFQPESPDRFRPDEFPVFSMRCDEGYFYGFPIHGVPGVKVGKYNHRRETVDPDEMNRDPTARDEAILREYVDGYFADAAGPTTRLSTCLFTNTPDERFVVDTHPEHPQVAVAAGFSGHGFKFSSVMGSVLADLAVDGETDHPIDQFAIDRFEELDVA is encoded by the coding sequence ATGTCCACGACCGACTCCGACCGCTACGACGCCATCGTCGTCGGCGTCGGCGGGATGGGAAGCGCCGCGGCGTACCACCTCGCCGACCGCGGGCGGGACGTCCTCGGCTTGGAACGCTACGACGTGCCCCACACGCAGGGGTCCTCGCACGGTTACACCCGCATCATCCGACTCGCGTACTACGAGCATCCGTCGTACGTGCCCCTGCTCCGGTCGGCCTACGACGAGTGGGCCGCGCTCGGCGACGAACGCGGTGAGGAGATCGTCCGCGAAACCGGCTCGGTCGCGGTCGGACCGCCGGACAGCGACGTCTTCGAGGGCGCGCGCCGGTCCTGCCGGGAGCACGACCTCGACCACGACGTGCTGTCGGGGGCCGAACTGAACGACCGGTTCCCCGGCTACGACGTGCCCGACGAGTTCCGGGCGGTGTTCCAACCGCAGGGCGGGTTCGTCGTGCCCGAGGACTGCATCGTCGCGCACGTCGAGGGCGCACAGGCCCGCGGTGCCGAGATTCGTGCCCGGACGCAGGTCACCGACTGGCGCGCGCTCGACGACGGCGGCGTCGAGGTGAAAGCGGAGTCGGCCCTCGACGGGGCGGACGACGCTACGACCTACGAGGCCGACTCGCTGGTGTTCGCGGCGGGCGCGTGGACGGGCAAACTCCTGCCCGAACTCGCGCCGGTGCTGGAACCCGAGCGGCAGGTCTTGGGGTGGTTCCAACCCGAGTCGCCCGACCGATTCCGACCCGACGAGTTCCCCGTCTTCTCGATGCGCTGTGACGAGGGCTACTTCTACGGCTTTCCGATTCACGGCGTGCCGGGGGTCAAGGTCGGGAAGTACAACCACCGCCGCGAGACGGTGGACCCCGACGAGATGAACCGCGACCCGACCGCGCGGGACGAGGCGATTCTGCGCGAGTACGTCGACGGCTACTTCGCGGACGCCGCGGGACCGACCACGCGCCTCTCGACGTGCCTGTTCACGAACACGCCCGACGAGCGGTTCGTCGTGGACACCCATCCCGAGCATCCGCAGGTCGCGGTCGCCGCCGGGTTCTCGGGCCACGGATTCAAGTTTTCGAGCGTGATGGGGTCGGTCCTCGCGGATTTAGCGGTGGACGGCGAGACCGACCACCCCATCGACCAGTTCGCCATCGACCGGTTCGAGGAGTTGGACGTGGCGTAG
- a CDS encoding type II secretion system protein produces MTRGDRVARSLRLLARCWPRPVELNDGEAATADLRRALAYLDAGVDAETTLRAGNGAAAFVALVGLLAALLAPRPLRLPVAAAALAVALGVAHLARRGPVALAAARRTAALGTAPALVARAVLRTRVEPASERAAEFAARGEGRLAADLAEHVRRAEGTPRSGLAAFGADWADRNPPLRRAALLVESAADAPAGERETTLERAMDAILDGTRDRMAEFAEVVRGPTTALYAFGVLLPLALVAVLPAARVAGMPLSVPILVAVYDLLLPAALVAAGAWLAVRRPAAFPPPDVSRDHPAVPDRRWPAVAVWLGVGAVVLAFVAVAPLPRWTRWPAIAGGGTGAALVWWFRPVERVRDDARAVEANLTDALYLVGRRVRDGAAVESAIAAAAPEVAGRTGETLADAAGLQRRLRVGVREAFLGEYGALAEVPSPQARSVAALLALAAREGRPAGRAIVSMADHVDDLQRVEREARRELASVTGTLKNTAAVFGPLVGGATVALADGMAAGTLGDPLPTAALGVAVSTYVLLMAAVLTALATGLERGFDRALVGYRVGLALLGAVGSFLAGFVGAGFAA; encoded by the coding sequence GTGACCCGCGGCGACCGAGTCGCGCGCTCGCTCCGACTCCTCGCGCGGTGCTGGCCTCGCCCCGTCGAACTGAACGACGGCGAAGCGGCCACCGCCGACCTCCGGCGCGCGCTGGCCTACCTCGACGCCGGAGTGGACGCCGAGACGACGCTCCGGGCGGGCAACGGTGCCGCCGCGTTCGTCGCGCTGGTCGGACTCCTCGCCGCTCTTCTCGCGCCCCGCCCTCTCCGGCTTCCGGTCGCGGCGGCCGCGCTCGCGGTCGCGCTCGGCGTCGCCCACCTCGCCCGACGCGGCCCCGTCGCGCTCGCCGCCGCCAGACGGACCGCCGCGCTCGGGACCGCGCCCGCCCTCGTCGCGCGAGCGGTTCTGCGGACGCGCGTCGAACCCGCCAGTGAGCGCGCGGCCGAGTTCGCGGCGCGCGGCGAGGGCCGACTCGCCGCCGACCTCGCGGAACACGTCCGGCGGGCCGAGGGCACGCCGCGCTCCGGCCTCGCGGCGTTCGGTGCGGACTGGGCCGACCGGAACCCGCCGCTCCGGCGCGCCGCGCTACTCGTGGAGTCGGCGGCCGACGCGCCTGCAGGAGAGCGAGAGACCACGCTGGAGCGCGCGATGGACGCGATTCTCGACGGGACGCGCGACCGGATGGCCGAGTTCGCCGAGGTGGTCCGCGGCCCGACCACGGCGCTGTACGCCTTCGGCGTCCTGCTTCCCCTCGCACTGGTCGCGGTGCTGCCCGCGGCGCGCGTGGCCGGTATGCCGCTCTCCGTCCCGATTCTAGTCGCGGTCTACGACCTCCTCCTGCCGGCCGCGCTGGTCGCGGCCGGGGCGTGGCTGGCGGTCCGGCGACCCGCCGCCTTTCCGCCGCCGGACGTGTCGCGCGACCATCCCGCGGTTCCCGACCGGCGCTGGCCAGCGGTCGCGGTGTGGCTCGGGGTCGGTGCGGTCGTCCTCGCGTTCGTCGCCGTCGCACCGCTCCCCCGGTGGACGCGCTGGCCCGCGATCGCGGGCGGCGGAACGGGGGCCGCGCTGGTCTGGTGGTTCCGGCCGGTCGAGCGGGTCCGGGACGACGCCCGCGCGGTCGAAGCGAACCTGACCGACGCGCTCTATCTGGTCGGCAGGCGGGTCCGTGACGGCGCGGCGGTCGAGTCCGCGATTGCGGCGGCCGCGCCCGAGGTCGCCGGGCGCACGGGCGAGACGCTGGCCGACGCCGCCGGACTCCAGCGGCGACTCCGAGTCGGCGTCCGCGAGGCATTCCTCGGCGAGTACGGCGCGCTCGCCGAGGTGCCGAGTCCGCAGGCCCGGAGCGTGGCCGCCCTGCTCGCGCTCGCGGCGCGAGAAGGTCGCCCTGCCGGGCGCGCAATCGTCTCGATGGCGGACCACGTGGACGACCTCCAGCGCGTCGAGCGCGAGGCCCGGCGCGAACTCGCCAGCGTGACGGGCACGCTCAAGAACACTGCGGCGGTCTTCGGCCCGCTGGTCGGCGGAGCCACGGTCGCGCTCGCCGACGGGATGGCCGCGGGAACGCTCGGCGACCCGCTCCCGACCGCGGCGCTCGGGGTCGCCGTCTCGACCTACGTCCTGCTGATGGCGGCCGTCCTGACCGCGCTGGCGACCGGACTGGAGCGGGGCTTCGACCGCGCGCTCGTGGGCTACCGGGTCGGACTGGCGCTGCTCGGCGCTGTCGGGTCGTTCCTCGCCGGTTTCGTCGGCGCGGGGTTCGCGGCGTGA
- a CDS encoding ATPase, T2SS/T4P/T4SS family, translating into MRNPLARFRDDDPDCACDPRFEDDRLLLDAAACPGAGDLATEPACRGTAISALADREAESVVTRTDRIERAYEGASAALLVAAGRFAERVAFYDSTLADRAETDPLAAARAALGRAGPVGDIVAETGLAECARRVEGDADALRPFAGPPVAKARVAADPPPDATLAETRDLATGATVRIYADERALRTYHLEPVEHDFDAAALDALADAYGLLADGEVSEETAAGERAPGRAVREVADPEAPVEALAAALRKHTRGYGVLADFFADPRVSDVFATAPVGRNPLRVAVDGERMRTNVRLTEEGARALASRFRRESGRAFSRAAPTLDATAEIGAGASDPNAPDPGAVRVAGVTDPVSDGPGFAFRARDATPWTLPALVANDTLPADAAALLSLATERAAAGLVAGPRGAGKTTLLGALCWELPAATRTVVIEDTPELPVSALQRGGRDVQPLRTTTDDGPGLAPADALRTALRLGEGALVVGEVRGEEAAVLYEAMRVGANGDAVLGTIHGDGGAGVRERVVSDLAVPASSFATTDLVVTLEAVSTPAGKRRRVKAVQEVRGDGGDRFEALFEIRTDELAPTGRIDRGNSALVAALAESGESYADVCDALADRESLLAECARRDRTEPEAVVSTYADRRAS; encoded by the coding sequence ATGCGAAACCCGCTCGCGCGCTTCCGCGACGACGACCCGGACTGCGCCTGCGACCCCCGATTCGAGGACGACCGCCTCCTGCTCGACGCCGCGGCCTGCCCCGGCGCGGGCGACCTCGCGACCGAACCGGCCTGTCGCGGGACCGCCATCAGCGCCTTGGCCGACCGCGAGGCCGAGTCGGTCGTGACCCGGACCGACCGCATCGAACGCGCCTACGAAGGTGCGTCGGCCGCGCTCCTCGTGGCGGCCGGACGGTTCGCCGAGCGCGTCGCGTTCTACGACTCGACGCTCGCCGACCGCGCCGAGACCGACCCGCTGGCCGCCGCGCGCGCCGCGCTCGGCCGGGCCGGACCCGTGGGCGACATCGTGGCCGAGACCGGACTCGCGGAGTGCGCGCGCCGCGTCGAGGGCGACGCCGACGCGCTCCGGCCGTTCGCCGGCCCGCCCGTCGCCAAGGCCCGCGTCGCCGCCGACCCGCCGCCCGACGCGACGCTCGCCGAGACCCGCGACCTCGCCACGGGCGCGACCGTCCGAATCTACGCCGACGAGCGCGCGCTCCGGACCTACCACCTCGAACCGGTCGAACACGACTTCGACGCGGCCGCGCTCGACGCGCTCGCCGACGCCTACGGACTGCTCGCGGACGGTGAGGTCTCGGAGGAGACCGCCGCCGGCGAGCGCGCGCCCGGCAGAGCGGTCCGAGAGGTCGCCGACCCCGAAGCCCCCGTCGAAGCGCTCGCCGCCGCGCTCCGCAAGCACACCCGCGGCTACGGCGTCCTCGCGGACTTCTTCGCCGACCCGCGCGTCTCGGACGTGTTCGCCACCGCGCCGGTCGGCCGGAACCCCCTGCGCGTCGCGGTGGACGGCGAGCGCATGCGGACCAACGTGCGACTCACCGAGGAGGGCGCGCGGGCGCTCGCCTCCCGGTTCCGCCGGGAGAGCGGCCGGGCGTTCTCGCGCGCCGCGCCGACGCTCGACGCGACCGCCGAAATCGGCGCGGGCGCGAGCGACCCGAACGCCCCCGACCCCGGCGCAGTCCGCGTCGCGGGCGTCACCGACCCCGTGAGCGACGGGCCGGGGTTCGCCTTCCGCGCCCGCGACGCGACGCCGTGGACCCTGCCCGCGCTCGTGGCGAACGACACGCTCCCCGCCGACGCCGCCGCGCTCCTCTCGCTGGCGACCGAGCGCGCCGCGGCCGGCCTCGTCGCCGGACCCCGCGGCGCGGGCAAGACCACCCTGCTGGGCGCGCTCTGCTGGGAACTCCCCGCCGCGACCAGAACCGTCGTCATCGAGGACACGCCCGAACTCCCCGTCTCGGCGCTCCAGCGCGGCGGCCGCGACGTTCAGCCCCTGCGCACGACGACCGACGACGGGCCGGGTCTCGCGCCAGCGGACGCCCTCCGGACCGCGCTCCGCCTCGGGGAGGGCGCGCTCGTCGTCGGCGAGGTCCGGGGCGAGGAGGCCGCGGTCCTCTACGAGGCGATGCGCGTCGGCGCGAACGGCGACGCCGTGCTGGGCACCATCCACGGCGACGGCGGCGCGGGCGTCCGCGAGCGGGTCGTCTCGGACCTCGCCGTCCCGGCCTCGTCGTTCGCCACGACCGACCTCGTGGTGACGCTCGAAGCCGTCTCGACGCCGGCGGGCAAGCGCCGCCGCGTGAAGGCCGTCCAGGAAGTCCGGGGCGACGGTGGCGACCGGTTCGAGGCGCTCTTCGAAATCCGGACCGACGAACTCGCCCCCACCGGCCGCATCGACCGCGGCAACAGCGCGCTGGTCGCCGCGCTCGCGGAATCCGGCGAGTCCTACGCCGACGTATGCGACGCGCTCGCCGACCGCGAGTCCCTGCTCGCGGAGTGCGCGCGCCGCGACCGGACCGAACCGGAGGCCGTCGTCTCGACCTACGCCGACCGGAGGGCGTCGTGA
- a CDS encoding DUF7311 family protein: MTVRLVLAVALAAALIAAATPAIDSARTTRTERLAERDVDRVAEAATTLATEESPGARRTLAVSLPARSPTAAAVVVAIGGVEGGERVEDSPRRDVLAFSVAGGPRRVRRVGTDLRVSRGGAVAGSDAAALVLRGGETYTVTLRLRRVDGRRTVVVSVERE; the protein is encoded by the coding sequence GTGACGGTTCGACTGGTCCTCGCGGTCGCGCTGGCGGCGGCGCTGATCGCGGCCGCGACGCCAGCAATCGACAGCGCCCGCACGACCCGGACCGAACGCCTCGCCGAACGCGACGTAGACCGGGTGGCCGAGGCCGCGACGACGCTCGCCACCGAGGAGTCGCCGGGCGCGCGCCGGACGCTCGCAGTGTCGCTCCCCGCGCGCTCGCCGACCGCGGCCGCCGTGGTCGTCGCAATCGGTGGCGTAGAGGGTGGCGAACGAGTCGAGGACTCGCCGAGGCGCGACGTGCTGGCGTTCAGCGTCGCGGGCGGACCGCGGCGGGTCCGCCGGGTCGGGACCGACTTGCGCGTGAGTCGGGGCGGAGCAGTGGCCGGGTCGGACGCGGCCGCGCTGGTCCTCCGCGGCGGCGAGACGTACACGGTGACGCTCCGGTTACGGCGGGTAGACGGTCGGCGGACGGTAGTCGTTTCGGTCGAGCGCGAGTAG
- a CDS encoding DUF7310 family coiled-coil domain-containing protein, translated as MSDADALDRRLRAVERALTDGDSDLTDLRDAAELTREVERLSARLDAIDERLDDLDAATQALRGYVGNVRALDRSVERRADAALAKAESLEATLCGDGTGGGNGVDDSNGVDGGSDASDGGETHPDGERARPDRPCDWGSQQSFGDGRAETDRGTGDEDDADTGEDGLLARLAGVL; from the coding sequence ATGTCCGACGCAGACGCACTCGACCGACGACTCCGCGCCGTGGAGCGCGCGCTGACCGACGGCGACAGCGACCTGACCGACCTCCGAGACGCGGCGGAACTGACCCGCGAGGTCGAGCGCCTCTCGGCGCGACTCGACGCGATAGACGAGCGTCTCGACGACCTCGACGCCGCGACCCAAGCCCTCCGGGGCTACGTCGGCAACGTCCGCGCGCTCGACCGGTCGGTCGAGCGCCGGGCCGACGCCGCGCTGGCGAAAGCCGAATCGCTGGAAGCGACGCTCTGCGGCGACGGCACAGGGGGAGGTAACGGAGTAGACGACAGTAACGGAGTAGACGGCGGTAGCGACGCATCTGACGGTGGCGAAACGCACCCCGACGGCGAACGCGCTCGCCCGGACCGACCGTGCGACTGGGGCTCCCAGCAGTCGTTCGGCGACGGCCGCGCGGAGACCGACCGCGGGACTGGCGACGAGGACGACGCCGACACCGGCGAGGACGGCCTGCTCGCCCGTCTCGCGGGAGTGCTGTGA